A region of Nostoc edaphicum CCNP1411 DNA encodes the following proteins:
- a CDS encoding SUMF1/EgtB/PvdO family nonheme iron enzyme, which yields MPLRNPDVKVRIAALEQAVNYGEQGLDLVIAGLKDKSWDVQNAAYLILNKRTEPRIKQILQDPRQLGFKLKEIEVITVNRRGQIIQRQQRIARYFTEGLGNGVTLEMAAIPGGSFMMGSPESEAGRLSSESPRHQVTVPGFFIGKYELTQVQYQAIVGNNPSRFRGDNRPVENLSWYDAIKFCEKLSQKTGKTYRLPSEAEWEYACRAGSTTPFYFGENITPNLVTYGGNVTYAFAPENQEQTKFVGTFPPNAFGLYDTHGNVAEWCEDDPHNNYINAPNDGSAWINQSSGIHKTARGGSWYDNREDCRSARRYAPHADGSSAATGFRVVCDAA from the coding sequence ATGCCGTTGAGAAATCCAGATGTAAAGGTGAGGATTGCTGCTCTTGAGCAAGCTGTGAATTATGGAGAACAGGGATTAGATTTAGTGATTGCAGGTTTAAAAGATAAATCTTGGGATGTTCAAAATGCGGCTTATTTAATATTAAATAAAAGAACAGAACCAAGAATTAAGCAAATATTACAAGATCCTCGTCAATTAGGTTTCAAATTAAAAGAAATTGAAGTAATAACAGTCAACAGACGTGGACAAATTATTCAGCGTCAGCAGCGTATAGCTAGATATTTTACGGAAGGTTTGGGTAATGGTGTTACCTTAGAAATGGCTGCAATTCCTGGTGGTAGTTTTATGATGGGTTCACCGGAAAGTGAAGCAGGAAGACTTTCTTCTGAAAGCCCTCGGCATCAAGTTACAGTTCCCGGTTTTTTCATAGGAAAATATGAATTAACACAGGTACAATACCAAGCTATTGTAGGGAATAATCCTTCTCGATTCAGAGGTGACAATCGCCCAGTTGAAAATCTAAGTTGGTATGATGCAATTAAATTCTGTGAGAAATTAAGCCAAAAAACAGGAAAAACCTACAGGCTCCCAAGTGAAGCTGAATGGGAGTATGCTTGTAGGGCAGGATCAACTACACCATTTTACTTTGGTGAAAATATTACACCAAATTTAGTTACCTATGGTGGTAATGTTACTTACGCATTTGCACCCGAAAATCAAGAACAAACTAAATTTGTAGGAACTTTTCCCCCTAATGCCTTTGGTTTATATGATACGCATGGTAATGTGGCAGAATGGTGTGAAGATGATCCGCATAATAATTATATAAACGCTCCTAATGATGGAAGTGCTTGGATTAATCAAAGTAGTGGAATCCATAAGACAGCACGCGGCGGTTCTTGGTACGATAATCGTGAAGATTGCCGTTCGGCGCGTCGGTATGCGCCCCATGCAGATGGCAGTAGTGCCGCGACTGGTTTTCGTGTTGTGTGTGATGCTGCGTAA
- a CDS encoding plasmid mobilization protein, which produces MRQKRSHRIDIRLTLAEYEKAQLMADENNLTMSELFRAKTLKNRLPRRVTKVAGQTYWELGKIGNNLNQIAKAINTSALMGEPVVVDRALLSQVRDLVKQVRREIAEIDLITDLQDEG; this is translated from the coding sequence ATGCGACAGAAACGCTCACACAGGATAGACATTAGACTGACTTTGGCAGAATACGAGAAAGCACAGTTAATGGCAGATGAAAATAATCTCACTATGAGTGAGTTGTTTCGTGCCAAGACTCTGAAAAATAGATTGCCCAGGCGTGTCACCAAAGTAGCAGGCCAAACTTACTGGGAGTTGGGGAAAATAGGTAACAATCTCAACCAAATAGCTAAAGCAATCAATACTTCAGCACTCATGGGAGAACCTGTGGTCGTAGATAGAGCATTGTTGTCACAGGTAAGAGATTTGGTGAAACAGGTGCGCCGAGAGATTGCTGAAATTGATTTAATTACTGATTTACAAGATGAAGGATGA
- a CDS encoding relaxase/mobilization nuclease domain-containing protein encodes MIGKHIKGKSFRGLLNYLFGKDGARQIGGNMEGTNPRELAAEFGISRRLNPKVSRAIYHASLSLAHKESLDDDTWDEIAQKYLQAMGFDMNQYVVVRHTDRTHEHIHIAASRIQLDGTTVSDSWDDRRSEAVIRKLEQEYNLQSVQPSWEKDKHSPSTGERRHIARTGEESVRVKLQRSLDQATHDHPTMPELIERTQQQGINVRVGYTRTGIVKGISYQLDGVAFSGTHLGKAYTFPGLQKHRGVNYSPKRDDKRIQKLMEQAVENPTLAVLPKQDDKRIQKLMEQTVENSTPAVTQTNSLPIPEPTNWEQIRLKLSQQYNLPNSLLTELYEKGWLYASQTGQAIFVERTLDDLPTLAKQLEPTGNFTAIPLNSEPTKKGSFWIATDATVERAVLLSDPIEVLSVIALESTVDKEKRKPTLYWSVDDSEQIPLEFLRAIDTVVIAFKDNEKFENLIAEILAELPQSKQVSPGQIGWNGMLTLSKLQLRKSELPQPQRWEL; translated from the coding sequence ATGATTGGTAAGCACATCAAAGGTAAAAGTTTTCGGGGACTGCTAAACTACCTCTTTGGCAAAGATGGAGCAAGACAAATCGGTGGGAATATGGAAGGAACAAACCCACGCGAATTAGCAGCTGAATTTGGTATATCTCGAAGATTAAACCCAAAGGTGAGCAGAGCTATTTATCACGCTTCTCTCAGTTTGGCCCACAAAGAGAGTTTAGATGATGATACTTGGGATGAAATCGCCCAAAAGTATCTGCAAGCAATGGGTTTTGATATGAACCAATATGTCGTAGTGCGGCATACTGACCGGACTCATGAACACATACATATTGCTGCCAGTCGCATTCAATTAGATGGCACTACAGTTTCTGATAGCTGGGACGATCGCAGAAGTGAAGCGGTAATTCGCAAGTTGGAGCAGGAATACAATTTGCAATCCGTGCAACCAAGTTGGGAAAAAGATAAGCACAGTCCAAGTACTGGCGAACGTAGGCACATTGCCAGAACTGGAGAGGAAAGCGTTAGGGTCAAACTTCAGCGATCGCTCGACCAAGCAACCCACGACCATCCCACTATGCCAGAGCTAATAGAGCGAACGCAACAACAAGGTATTAATGTCCGCGTTGGTTATACTCGCACAGGCATTGTCAAAGGCATTAGTTACCAACTTGATGGTGTGGCTTTTAGTGGTACGCATCTCGGTAAAGCATATACCTTTCCTGGTTTACAAAAGCATCGAGGGGTAAACTACAGTCCCAAGCGGGATGACAAACGCATCCAGAAACTCATGGAACAAGCTGTTGAAAATCCCACATTAGCAGTGCTTCCAAAACAGGATGACAAACGTATTCAGAAACTCATGGAGCAAACTGTTGAAAATTCCACGCCAGCAGTTACTCAAACAAACTCCTTGCCTATACCAGAACCAACAAACTGGGAGCAAATACGCCTAAAGTTAAGCCAGCAGTACAATTTACCCAATTCTCTGCTCACAGAACTGTATGAAAAGGGTTGGCTCTATGCAAGTCAAACAGGTCAAGCAATATTTGTGGAACGCACGCTCGATGATCTTCCAACTCTTGCCAAGCAGCTAGAACCAACAGGTAACTTCACCGCTATTCCCCTGAACTCTGAACCGACAAAAAAAGGTAGTTTTTGGATTGCTACAGATGCCACAGTAGAAAGAGCAGTGCTACTAAGTGACCCGATTGAAGTTCTCTCTGTCATTGCCTTAGAATCAACTGTTGACAAAGAAAAGCGCAAACCGACATTGTATTGGAGTGTAGACGATAGTGAGCAAATACCTTTAGAATTTTTGCGAGCGATCGATACAGTGGTCATCGCTTTTAAAGATAATGAGAAATTTGAGAACTTGATAGCTGAGATACTGGCTGAACTACCTCAATCTAAACAAGTTTCTCCAGGTCAAATAGGTTGGAATGGAATGTTAACCCTGAGCAAACTGCAACTCAGAAAGAGTGAATTACCACAGCCACAAAGGTGGGAACTTTAG
- a CDS encoding macro domain-containing protein, which produces MNNKFTGAGIYFTLFRKLGFKEFAISFSSNFGAFWLFIEPASFFIPEYFKFGLSGYFGLVLISLTFAIVQNFPRISASCSLSSPNTDIEIKIGDIFLENEHLVIGFNDVFDTELGEVIKYSSVQGQFLKRVYRGKQDQLDADIETALQEHNSHRRQDPGKTRGKGWRYPIGTTITLGSYEKRYFLTVYGYMKNDLTVESNADYISTSLDKLWQEVRLKCHGTNVAIPIIGSDLARSGLSRMQLSKLIITSFILESKRRFITRKLTLMIYPKDLDSVNYYELKKFLKSICF; this is translated from the coding sequence ATGAACAATAAATTTACAGGTGCTGGCATTTACTTCACGTTGTTCAGAAAGCTTGGATTCAAAGAATTCGCGATTTCTTTTTCTAGCAACTTTGGCGCGTTTTGGTTATTTATTGAGCCAGCCAGTTTTTTTATTCCCGAATATTTCAAATTTGGCTTATCTGGTTATTTTGGTCTGGTTTTGATATCTCTGACTTTTGCTATTGTGCAAAATTTTCCTCGAATATCTGCATCATGTAGCCTATCTTCACCAAATACAGATATAGAGATTAAAATTGGGGATATCTTTCTAGAAAATGAACATTTAGTTATTGGATTTAATGATGTCTTCGATACAGAATTGGGAGAAGTCATCAAATACTCCAGCGTTCAAGGGCAATTTCTTAAACGAGTTTATAGGGGTAAACAGGATCAACTTGATGCAGATATTGAAACTGCTCTTCAAGAACATAATAGTCATCGCAGGCAAGATCCGGGTAAAACTCGCGGAAAAGGTTGGCGGTATCCCATTGGGACTACAATCACACTTGGTTCTTACGAAAAAAGATATTTCCTCACTGTCTATGGGTATATGAAAAACGATTTAACAGTTGAATCAAATGCTGATTACATATCAACTTCACTGGATAAACTCTGGCAAGAAGTTCGTCTGAAGTGCCACGGTACAAATGTAGCAATCCCAATTATAGGTTCTGATCTGGCTCGTAGTGGTCTGTCTAGAATGCAATTATCTAAGCTGATAATAACTTCATTCATTTTAGAATCCAAAAGAAGATTTATTACACGAAAGCTGACCTTAATGATTTACCCAAAAGATTTGGATTCTGTTAATTATTATGAACTAAAGAAATTTTTAAAATCAATTTGCTTTTAA
- a CDS encoding XisH family protein, protein MAKDLFHQAVKQALIKDGWTITSDPLIIRIERVKLEIDLAAEKVFAAEKDEQKIAVEIKSFINPSVISDFHNALGQFLNYRLALEMTEPDRILYLAVPIDIFNTFFQERFTQAAISHYALKIIVYKPNTEEIIEWKN, encoded by the coding sequence ATGGCCAAAGACCTATTCCACCAAGCCGTCAAGCAAGCCTTAATCAAAGACGGATGGACAATTACTAGCGATCCATTAATCATTCGCATCGAGCGCGTTAAACTAGAGATTGATCTCGCTGCTGAAAAAGTATTTGCTGCTGAAAAAGATGAGCAGAAAATTGCTGTAGAAATTAAAAGCTTTATCAATCCCTCCGTTATTAGTGACTTTCATAATGCACTAGGTCAGTTTCTCAACTATCGCCTTGCCTTAGAAATGACTGAACCCGATCGCATCCTCTATTTAGCTGTTCCTATTGATATTTTTAATACTTTTTTTCAGGAGCGTTTTACTCAAGCAGCAATATCACATTATGCCCTAAAAATAATAGTATATAAACCGAATACAGAGGAGATAATCGAATGGAAAAACTAG
- a CDS encoding XisI protein, protein MEKLAKYRQIVRELLIAHATPNPPNEPNIECQLIFDTEHDHYQILDIGWQEFNRIYACYIHLDIKDNKIWIQHNMTEADIAQELVERGVPASDIVLGLHPPYKRPYTKYGVA, encoded by the coding sequence ATGGAAAAACTAGCCAAATATCGCCAAATTGTGCGCGAATTATTAATTGCCCATGCCACCCCAAACCCCCCAAACGAACCAAATATTGAATGTCAACTCATTTTTGATACAGAACACGATCACTATCAAATTCTAGATATTGGTTGGCAAGAGTTTAATCGTATTTATGCCTGTTACATTCATTTAGACATTAAAGATAATAAAATTTGGATTCAGCACAATATGACAGAAGCCGATATTGCTCAAGAGCTAGTCGAAAGAGGAGTTCCAGCTTCAGATATTGTTTTAGGCTTGCATCCCCCATACAAACGTCCTTATACCAAATACGGTGTTGCTTAA